A region from the Haloarcula limicola genome encodes:
- a CDS encoding cation:proton antiporter codes for MVETYVLGLVLLGAVAFAAAVLPELLAERWASPPLFFVAFGALAFSVPHGIPAPDPIVHGDIAEKLAEFVVIVSLMGAGLKLDRPFSLRTWASTWRLLALTMPLTIAGAALLGWWSLGFVPATALLLGAVIAPTDPVLASDVQVGPPGEGHDAADESHEAREHEHETRFALTSEAGLNDGLAFPFTYAAILVAGSGFAGADWLGKWGGMYVGYKILVGVVSGLLLGYLFAQLLFRFSPTTRLAEAVEGAEILGGTLLIYAITELVQGYGFIAVFVAALLVRHYERSHDYNQALHDFSEVTERLAMAVLLTLFGGALATGLLSPLTWEVAAVGLVLLFVLRPLAGALGLVGSPLERNERTTIAFFGIRGIGSFYYLAYALNKETFAQSELLWALVGFVALVSIVVHGIAATPVMERLARHDDA; via the coding sequence CTCGCCGAGCGCTGGGCGTCGCCGCCGCTGTTTTTCGTGGCATTCGGCGCGCTCGCGTTCTCGGTCCCCCACGGGATACCCGCGCCCGACCCCATCGTCCACGGCGACATCGCCGAGAAGTTGGCGGAGTTCGTCGTCATCGTCTCGCTGATGGGTGCGGGACTGAAACTCGACCGGCCGTTCTCGCTCCGGACGTGGGCCTCGACGTGGCGGTTGTTGGCCCTTACGATGCCGCTGACCATCGCGGGCGCGGCGCTGCTGGGCTGGTGGTCGCTGGGGTTCGTCCCCGCGACGGCGCTCCTGTTGGGGGCCGTTATCGCCCCGACGGATCCAGTGTTGGCCTCAGACGTGCAGGTCGGGCCGCCCGGCGAGGGCCACGACGCCGCGGACGAGTCCCACGAAGCGCGGGAGCACGAACACGAGACGCGCTTCGCGCTCACCTCCGAGGCCGGCCTCAACGACGGGCTGGCGTTCCCGTTCACCTACGCCGCCATCCTCGTCGCCGGGTCCGGCTTCGCCGGGGCCGACTGGCTGGGGAAGTGGGGCGGGATGTACGTCGGCTACAAGATCCTCGTCGGCGTCGTGAGCGGTCTGCTATTGGGCTATCTGTTCGCGCAACTCCTGTTCCGGTTCTCGCCGACGACGCGGCTCGCCGAGGCGGTGGAGGGCGCGGAGATACTGGGCGGCACCCTCCTCATTTACGCGATAACCGAACTCGTCCAGGGGTACGGCTTCATCGCCGTCTTCGTCGCCGCGCTGTTGGTCCGGCACTACGAGCGCTCTCACGACTACAACCAGGCGCTCCACGACTTCTCCGAGGTGACCGAGCGCCTGGCGATGGCCGTCCTGCTGACGCTGTTCGGCGGCGCGCTCGCCACCGGGCTGCTGTCGCCGCTGACGTGGGAGGTCGCCGCCGTCGGGTTGGTGCTCCTGTTCGTGCTCCGACCGCTCGCGGGCGCGCTGGGTCTCGTCGGGTCGCCGCTGGAGCGGAACGAGCGGACGACCATCGCGTTCTTCGGTATCCGCGGCATCGGCTCGTTCTACTACCTCGCGTACGCCCTCAACAAGGAGACGTTCGCCCAGTCGGAACTGCTCTGGGCGCTCGTGGGATTCGTCGCCCTCGTCTCCATCGTCGTCCACGGGATCGCCGCCACGCCGGTCATGGAGCGGCTCGCGCGTCACGACGACGCGTAG